From the genome of Candidatus Palauibacter scopulicola, one region includes:
- a CDS encoding glutamine--tRNA ligase/YqeY domain fusion protein, with protein sequence MPQRERPDFIRQIVAEDVLSGRHGGRVLTRFPPEPNGFLHVGHASAICLDFEVAREHGGRTTLRMDDTNPTTEDPSYVEAIARDIRWLGFEWDGEIRYASDYFGALYRMALRMIEDGFAYVDSLSEEEIRAHRGSVREPSRPSPYRDRSTEENLDLFRRMRAGEFEDGEHVLRARIDLASSNMKLRDPLMYRIRHAHHYRTGDAWPIYPFYDWAHGQSDAIEGITHSFCTLEFQDNRALYDWFIEHTRPASARIDRVPGAEGGGGEALGSWDPRPRQYEFARRNLDYTIVSKRKLLRLVDEEHVSGWDDPRMPTLAGMRRRGIPPDAIRAFCRQVGIGKADNRVEIATLEWAVREALNRRAPRALAVLRPLEVVIENCPDGEVDWIDAPYFPRGADAPPEGWPETRKVPFTRVLYIERDDFAEEPAPGFRRLAPGREVRLRHGYFITCRGVEKDEAGEIVRLRCTYDPETRSGSAPDGRRPAGTIHWVSATESVPLEVRLYDRLFRVSDPGGGEGLRESLNPESLQVLTHARGEPSLAGDPSLAGDPGPAGDTPGSAWQFERLGYFVPDQATRAGTTGATADATAGATADGGGEAPAAGPLVFNRTVTLRDAWSRRAKADASRDTDAGEARTPAEDRSAGPAVPGIDSAREARDAARRADPALRAAFDRFRDPLGLPDELADLLSGSAESVQYYE encoded by the coding sequence ATGCCGCAACGAGAGCGTCCGGATTTCATCCGTCAGATCGTCGCCGAAGATGTCCTGAGCGGGCGTCACGGGGGGCGTGTGCTCACGCGCTTTCCGCCCGAACCCAACGGCTTCCTTCACGTGGGGCACGCCTCCGCCATCTGCCTCGACTTCGAGGTGGCGCGGGAACACGGCGGCCGGACGACGCTGCGCATGGACGACACGAACCCGACGACGGAGGACCCGTCCTACGTCGAGGCGATCGCGCGGGACATCCGCTGGCTGGGGTTCGAGTGGGACGGAGAGATCCGCTACGCGTCGGACTATTTCGGGGCGCTGTACCGCATGGCGCTGCGGATGATCGAGGACGGCTTCGCCTACGTCGACAGCCTGTCCGAGGAGGAGATCCGCGCGCACCGCGGGTCGGTGCGCGAGCCCAGCCGGCCGAGCCCCTACCGGGACCGCTCGACGGAGGAGAACCTCGATCTCTTCCGGCGCATGCGCGCGGGGGAGTTCGAAGATGGAGAGCACGTGCTCCGCGCGCGGATCGACCTCGCCTCGTCGAACATGAAGCTGCGCGACCCGCTGATGTACCGAATCCGGCACGCGCACCACTACCGGACCGGCGATGCGTGGCCGATCTACCCCTTCTACGACTGGGCGCACGGCCAGTCCGACGCGATCGAGGGGATCACGCACTCCTTCTGCACGCTCGAGTTTCAGGACAACCGCGCGCTCTACGACTGGTTCATCGAGCACACGCGTCCCGCTTCCGCCCGCATCGACCGCGTGCCGGGGGCGGAGGGCGGCGGCGGAGAGGCGCTCGGTTCCTGGGATCCGCGGCCCCGCCAGTACGAGTTCGCGCGCCGGAATCTCGACTACACGATCGTGAGCAAGCGGAAACTCCTCCGCCTCGTCGATGAGGAACACGTCTCGGGCTGGGACGACCCGCGCATGCCCACGCTGGCCGGCATGCGGCGCCGCGGCATTCCCCCCGACGCGATACGCGCCTTCTGCCGGCAGGTCGGGATCGGGAAGGCCGACAACCGGGTGGAGATCGCCACGCTGGAATGGGCGGTGCGGGAGGCGCTGAACCGGCGTGCGCCGCGCGCGCTCGCGGTGCTGCGTCCGCTCGAGGTCGTCATCGAGAACTGCCCGGACGGCGAGGTGGACTGGATCGACGCCCCGTACTTTCCGCGCGGCGCCGATGCCCCGCCGGAGGGATGGCCCGAAACGCGGAAGGTCCCGTTCACCCGGGTCCTCTACATCGAACGGGACGATTTCGCGGAGGAGCCGGCCCCGGGCTTCCGCCGGCTCGCTCCCGGACGCGAGGTGCGCCTGCGGCACGGCTATTTCATCACGTGCCGCGGAGTGGAGAAGGACGAGGCGGGCGAAATCGTGCGCCTGCGCTGCACGTACGATCCGGAAACGCGAAGCGGATCGGCGCCCGACGGGCGCCGGCCGGCGGGCACGATCCACTGGGTGTCGGCCACGGAGTCGGTGCCGCTCGAGGTCCGCCTCTACGACCGCCTGTTCCGCGTCTCGGATCCGGGCGGCGGCGAAGGCCTCCGCGAGAGCCTCAACCCGGAATCGCTGCAGGTCCTGACGCACGCGCGCGGCGAGCCGAGCCTGGCCGGCGATCCGAGCCTGGCCGGCGATCCCGGTCCGGCCGGCGATACGCCCGGGTCCGCCTGGCAGTTCGAGCGGCTGGGCTACTTCGTCCCGGACCAGGCCACGCGAGCCGGGACGACGGGGGCGACGGCGGACGCAACGGCGGGCGCGACGGCGGACGGCGGCGGCGAAGCGCCGGCCGCGGGCCCGCTCGTCTTCAACCGGACGGTGACGCTTCGCGATGCCTGGAGCCGGCGCGCGAAGGCCGACGCCTCCCGCGACACCGACGCCGGGGAGGCGCGGACCCCGGCGGAAGACCGGTCGGCGGGGCCGGCGGTCCCCGGCATCGACTCGGCGCGGGAAGCCCGCGATGCGGCGAGGCGCGCCGACCCCGCGCTCCGGGCGGCCTTCGACCGCTTCCGGGATCCGCTGGGTCTGCCGGACGAACTCGCCGACCTGCTCAGTGGTTCCGCCGAATCGGTACAGTACTATGAG
- a CDS encoding class I SAM-dependent methyltransferase, with protein sequence MDFECQAVELCRGRVLDLGAGAGPHTLALEALGFSVVAVEGSAEVARLLRERGAAAVVHADFRHWWRPGFDTVLMLMNGLGPVGTLAGLDRFLAHAHRFLSPGGQILVDGAEAVIRGPSATAGWPPVGGYPGQAWIELSHAGRVGRPFRELYIDPETLTHHAARAGWRLEVAFEGGDGVYLARLTRPS encoded by the coding sequence ATGGACTTCGAGTGCCAGGCCGTCGAGTTGTGCCGCGGCCGGGTGCTCGACCTCGGAGCCGGGGCGGGACCGCACACGCTCGCGCTCGAGGCGCTGGGGTTTTCCGTCGTCGCGGTGGAAGGCTCCGCCGAGGTCGCCCGCCTGCTGCGGGAGCGCGGGGCGGCGGCGGTCGTGCACGCCGACTTCCGGCACTGGTGGCGACCGGGCTTCGACACGGTGCTCATGCTCATGAACGGGCTCGGGCCGGTCGGAACGCTGGCAGGCCTCGACCGCTTCCTCGCGCACGCCCACCGGTTCCTTTCCCCGGGCGGACAGATCCTGGTCGACGGCGCGGAAGCCGTCATTCGTGGACCCTCGGCGACGGCGGGCTGGCCGCCTGTCGGCGGGTATCCCGGCCAGGCCTGGATCGAACTCTCGCACGCGGGCCGGGTCGGCCGGCCCTTTCGCGAGTTGTACATCGATCCCGAGACGCTCACGCACCACGCCGCGCGGGCCGGCTGGCGGCTGGAGGTCGCGTTCGAGGGCGGGGACGGAGTCTATCTGGCCCGTCTCACCAGACCGTCCTGA
- a CDS encoding Phenylacetic acid catabolic protein has protein sequence MTESGFRSAEDLPEGVSGHLANLILALADNKRLLGIRYSDWILGAPSVEAGIACSAMAQDEWGHARILYAMLRDFGHDPSALEHERASDEYHSSELLDRDVASWEAFLALNFLWDTALSVQFEMLVESRYEPIRYKVRKLLEEERFHFDHGQGWTRRLLSAEGGRAALAEAFGAAWNACLRGFGPDDDPLSGTLAAHGIVRRDAAGARARWLERVGPVAAETGLARDAGSEWVSTREPVWEDRWLLRRRAVEGGPDDDSLARVRGDRNRELLMD, from the coding sequence ATGACGGAGAGCGGCTTCCGGTCGGCGGAGGACCTTCCCGAGGGAGTGTCCGGGCACCTCGCCAACCTCATCCTCGCCCTCGCCGACAACAAGCGGCTGCTCGGCATCCGCTACTCCGACTGGATCCTCGGGGCGCCCTCGGTCGAGGCCGGCATCGCCTGCTCCGCCATGGCGCAGGATGAGTGGGGGCACGCCCGCATCCTCTATGCGATGCTGCGCGACTTCGGCCACGACCCGTCCGCCCTCGAGCACGAACGCGCCTCCGACGAGTACCACAGCTCCGAACTGCTGGACCGGGACGTCGCGTCGTGGGAAGCGTTCCTCGCCCTCAACTTCCTGTGGGACACGGCGCTTTCGGTCCAGTTCGAGATGCTCGTGGAGAGCCGCTACGAGCCGATCCGCTACAAGGTGCGCAAACTGCTCGAGGAAGAGCGCTTCCATTTCGATCACGGACAGGGGTGGACCCGCCGCCTGCTGAGCGCCGAGGGCGGGCGGGCGGCGCTGGCCGAAGCCTTCGGAGCGGCCTGGAACGCGTGTCTGCGCGGGTTCGGCCCCGACGACGACCCGCTCAGCGGGACGCTCGCCGCGCACGGAATCGTGCGGCGCGATGCCGCCGGGGCACGCGCGCGCTGGCTGGAACGGGTGGGGCCGGTCGCCGCGGAGACCGGCCTGGCGCGCGACGCCGGATCGGAGTGGGTCAGCACGCGCGAACCCGTCTGGGAGGACCGCTGGCTCCTGCGCCGGCGGGCGGTGGAGGGCGGCCCCGATGACGATTCCCTCGCGCGGGTCCGGGGCGACCGTAACCGAGAACTCCTGATGGACTGA
- a CDS encoding metal-sulfur cluster assembly factor, with the protein MNADGPAGGVAVPRPVARSVPQSRPRSLPRYEAGMDFGAVLRETRGGRELPPPPAFAEPAADLAERARRALYEVADPEFPISIVDLGLVRGIEGDEEAGAVTVHLTFTATACPCMDFIQWDVRERLLEMDGIRQVEIVTGWDPPWTTAAISARGRKLLRSVGVVT; encoded by the coding sequence ATGAACGCCGACGGCCCGGCAGGCGGCGTGGCGGTCCCGCGACCCGTCGCGCGATCCGTTCCGCAGTCCCGCCCGCGGTCCCTCCCGCGCTACGAGGCGGGCATGGATTTCGGCGCCGTCCTCCGGGAGACGCGGGGCGGACGGGAACTGCCGCCCCCTCCCGCGTTCGCCGAGCCCGCCGCGGACCTCGCGGAACGGGCGCGCCGGGCGCTCTACGAGGTCGCGGACCCGGAGTTCCCGATCTCGATCGTCGACCTCGGGCTCGTGCGCGGGATCGAGGGGGACGAGGAGGCCGGGGCCGTCACCGTCCACCTCACCTTCACGGCCACCGCCTGCCCCTGCATGGATTTCATCCAGTGGGACGTGCGGGAGCGCCTGCTGGAGATGGACGGCATCCGGCAGGTCGAGATCGTGACCGGGTGGGATCCCCCGTGGACGACGGCCGCCATCTCCGCGCGCGGACGGAAGCTGCTGCGCTCCGTCGGAGTCGTCACGTGA
- a CDS encoding Phenylacetic acid catabolic protein gives MARFTDEELQRKVQEGFIVESEEDMTETYKRALITQLTVQGDTELISAPAYFMAARDAPSTNTMVSATAIIQDELGHANIAYRLLEDLGVDRHWLLYEREPAHFKHPYGFDQPLMNWAELVSANALYDRAGITLLGDVHRNTSYGPLKRGLVKVSMEENFHLRHGEVWIRRFAEAGGAAKEAVQRTLDWMFPMGVEWFGMPDDRKHHNAQLDFRLKGMTNDQLRRTWLKAVVPLCEELGYDLPAQYDPDTDEVELTYELPCQYDPEARRWLFNETITWKQVFERWKARGPMNEQYVDSLRRSRFAVERLLAA, from the coding sequence ATGGCACGTTTCACAGACGAGGAACTGCAGCGGAAGGTGCAGGAAGGGTTCATCGTCGAGTCCGAAGAGGACATGACGGAGACCTACAAGCGGGCGCTGATCACGCAGCTCACCGTCCAGGGCGACACGGAACTGATCAGCGCGCCGGCCTACTTCATGGCCGCCCGCGACGCGCCGTCCACGAACACGATGGTCTCGGCCACGGCGATCATCCAGGACGAACTGGGGCACGCGAACATCGCCTACCGCCTGCTCGAGGATCTCGGCGTGGACCGCCACTGGCTGCTCTACGAGCGCGAACCCGCGCACTTCAAGCACCCCTACGGCTTCGATCAGCCGCTCATGAACTGGGCCGAGCTGGTCTCGGCGAACGCGCTCTACGACCGGGCCGGGATCACGCTGCTGGGCGACGTCCACCGCAACACGAGCTACGGGCCGCTCAAGCGCGGCCTCGTCAAGGTGAGCATGGAGGAAAACTTCCACCTGCGGCACGGCGAGGTCTGGATCCGCCGCTTCGCCGAGGCGGGGGGCGCCGCGAAGGAAGCGGTGCAGCGGACGCTCGACTGGATGTTCCCGATGGGCGTGGAGTGGTTCGGGATGCCCGACGACCGGAAGCACCACAACGCGCAGCTCGACTTCCGCCTCAAGGGGATGACGAACGACCAGCTCCGCCGGACCTGGCTCAAGGCCGTCGTGCCGCTGTGCGAGGAGCTGGGGTACGACCTCCCGGCGCAGTACGACCCCGACACGGACGAGGTGGAGCTGACCTACGAGCTTCCCTGCCAGTACGACCCGGAGGCGCGGCGCTGGCTCTTCAACGAGACGATCACCTGGAAGCAGGTGTTCGAGCGGTGGAAGGCGCGCGGCCCGATGAACGAGCAGTACGTCGATTCGCTGCGGCGAAGCCGGTTCGCGGTCGAGCGGCTGCTCGCGGCATGA
- a CDS encoding META domain-containing protein has protein sequence MKRAVWLLVAAGAAAGCGDEPEVDSREVLENATFLTLDGGEITLTQGATTGPDNVRYELLLTADGDLDFDSDVDAVAVLSADHGRERFLTLHAVLSDGEEMRDVSARLIGDRIEVHRAEVLSGMIRLNVRIRRPGDPVTVRPSVDRTPYFALTNRGLTSVTLIDAADGEGARAGGAEAGNGTPAPALHTHEWELESFDSGDWSANLRALREPVTLRFRAQPRDPADVTGDLAGYAGCNRIFGSFRMREAEALRFYGVTAMRRLCRDREADFEQRFLEALRSVRALHLEGDRMTLALGGGAIRFRAGRPLASRAPVTAPDPPGAGSM, from the coding sequence GTGAAGAGGGCCGTTTGGCTGCTGGTGGCCGCGGGCGCGGCCGCCGGGTGCGGCGACGAGCCCGAAGTCGACAGCCGGGAGGTGTTGGAGAACGCGACGTTCCTCACGTTGGACGGCGGCGAGATCACGCTCACGCAGGGAGCGACGACCGGCCCGGACAACGTGCGGTACGAACTCCTCCTCACGGCGGACGGCGACCTCGATTTCGACTCGGACGTCGACGCGGTCGCGGTGCTCTCGGCGGATCACGGGCGGGAACGGTTCCTGACCCTGCACGCCGTGCTGAGCGACGGCGAGGAGATGCGGGACGTGTCCGCGCGCCTCATTGGAGACCGGATCGAAGTCCACCGGGCGGAGGTCCTCAGCGGCATGATCCGGCTGAACGTCCGGATTCGCAGGCCGGGCGACCCCGTCACCGTCCGCCCGTCCGTCGATCGGACCCCGTACTTCGCGCTCACGAACCGGGGGCTGACCTCCGTCACCCTCATCGACGCCGCCGACGGGGAGGGCGCGCGGGCCGGCGGCGCCGAAGCCGGGAACGGGACGCCCGCGCCCGCGCTGCATACGCACGAATGGGAGCTTGAGTCGTTCGACAGCGGGGACTGGAGCGCGAACCTCCGCGCGCTGCGTGAACCCGTGACACTCAGATTCCGGGCGCAGCCGCGGGACCCCGCGGACGTCACCGGGGATTTGGCGGGATACGCGGGCTGCAACCGGATCTTCGGGAGTTTCCGCATGCGCGAGGCGGAGGCCCTGCGATTCTACGGCGTGACGGCCATGCGAAGGCTGTGCCGGGATCGGGAGGCGGACTTCGAGCAGCGCTTTCTCGAGGCGCTTCGTTCCGTGAGGGCGCTCCACCTCGAAGGCGACCGGATGACGCTCGCGCTCGGCGGGGGCGCGATTCGTTTCCGGGCCGGACGGCCGCTGGCCTCGCGCGCGCCCGTCACCGCCCCGGACCCGCCCGGGGCGGGTTCAATGTAG
- the pruA gene encoding L-glutamate gamma-semialdehyde dehydrogenase, with product MKPPVDEVQPGADPGIPRPGNEPVNEYAPGSPERAALKEELLRQRGEVVEIPLIIGGREVRTSRTFDVTMPHDHGHVLARCHIAGAAEAQAAIAASRAAWGEWSNRAWEDRAEILLRAAELLAGPWRMKLNAATMLGQSKTAIQAEIDSACEIVDFWRFNSFFAGRVHAEQPISGPGVRNRMDHRPLEGFVYAISPFNFTAIGANLTTSPALMGNVAVWKPSTTGVLGSFYVMKLLEAAGLPPGVINFIPGVASEISDVLLSSPELGGIHFTGSTGTFQHLWKSVAQNVENYRAYPRLVGETGGKDFIVAHESADPQALAVAIVQGGFEYQGQKCSATSRVYVPDTMWEDVRDRVVAMTGELLMGDPADFRNFLGAVIDRPAFDRIKSYIDYARESDDARILAGGGCDDSRGYFIEPTVVEADDPGHKLMCEEIFGPVVTLHSYRASEWESTLALVDGTSPYALTGAVFARDPEALRSAGAALRNAAGNYYINDKPSGAVVGQQPFGGGRASGTNDKAGSVLNLVRWVSPRTIKETFDPPTDYRYPFMEAE from the coding sequence ATGAAACCACCTGTCGACGAGGTTCAGCCGGGCGCGGATCCCGGAATCCCACGTCCCGGCAACGAACCTGTCAACGAGTATGCCCCGGGCAGCCCCGAACGAGCCGCTCTCAAGGAAGAGTTGCTCCGCCAGCGGGGCGAGGTCGTCGAGATCCCGCTGATCATCGGCGGACGCGAGGTGCGGACATCCCGGACGTTCGACGTGACGATGCCGCACGACCACGGCCACGTGCTGGCCCGCTGCCACATCGCGGGGGCCGCCGAGGCGCAGGCCGCCATCGCCGCGTCGCGGGCGGCCTGGGGGGAATGGTCGAACCGGGCCTGGGAGGACCGCGCGGAGATTCTCCTCCGTGCCGCCGAACTCCTCGCGGGTCCCTGGAGGATGAAGCTCAACGCGGCGACCATGCTCGGGCAGAGCAAGACGGCGATCCAGGCCGAGATCGACTCCGCGTGCGAGATCGTCGATTTCTGGCGTTTCAACTCCTTCTTCGCGGGGCGCGTGCACGCGGAGCAACCGATCTCCGGGCCCGGCGTTCGGAACCGCATGGACCACCGCCCGCTCGAGGGGTTCGTCTACGCCATCAGCCCGTTCAACTTCACGGCCATCGGGGCCAACCTGACGACGTCCCCCGCGCTCATGGGGAACGTCGCGGTCTGGAAGCCCTCGACCACCGGCGTGCTCGGGTCCTTCTACGTGATGAAGCTCCTCGAAGCGGCGGGACTCCCGCCGGGCGTGATCAACTTCATCCCGGGCGTCGCCTCGGAGATCAGCGATGTCCTCCTTTCGAGCCCGGAACTCGGCGGCATCCACTTCACCGGTTCGACCGGCACCTTCCAGCACCTCTGGAAGTCCGTCGCGCAGAACGTGGAGAACTACCGCGCCTATCCGAGACTCGTCGGGGAGACGGGCGGGAAGGACTTCATCGTCGCGCACGAGAGCGCGGACCCGCAGGCGCTCGCGGTCGCGATCGTGCAGGGCGGCTTCGAGTACCAGGGACAGAAGTGCTCGGCGACCTCGCGCGTGTACGTGCCCGACACGATGTGGGAGGACGTGCGGGACCGGGTCGTCGCGATGACCGGGGAGCTTCTCATGGGCGACCCGGCGGACTTCCGGAACTTCCTCGGCGCCGTGATCGACCGGCCGGCGTTCGACCGCATCAAGTCGTACATCGACTACGCGCGCGAATCCGACGATGCGCGCATCCTCGCCGGCGGCGGCTGCGACGACAGCCGGGGCTACTTCATCGAGCCCACCGTCGTCGAAGCGGACGACCCCGGGCACAAGCTGATGTGCGAGGAGATCTTCGGCCCGGTCGTCACCCTGCATTCGTACCGCGCGTCGGAGTGGGAATCCACGCTCGCCCTGGTCGACGGGACCTCGCCGTACGCCCTCACGGGCGCGGTGTTCGCGCGCGACCCGGAGGCCCTCCGGAGCGCCGGCGCGGCGCTTCGGAACGCGGCGGGGAACTACTACATCAACGACAAGCCCTCCGGTGCGGTGGTCGGCCAACAGCCCTTCGGCGGCGGCCGCGCGAGCGGCACGAACGACAAGGCCGGATCCGTGCTGAACCTCGTGCGCTGGGTCTCCCCCCGGACGATCAAGGAGACGTTCGATCCGCCCACCGACTACCGGTATCCCTTCATGGAGGCGGAGTGA
- a CDS encoding OmpA family protein, whose protein sequence is MAFVRHRLPARPRPRRKGRRRFGGLARAVLVTLLVLCPGPAAAQEGAGSLQALEARLGQARENAIHLLAPSSFREAEDRLEDAARRLRDGRRDARFEELLGEAGRWLAAAEGIAAAGRPHFREALAARDEARASGAETRAVEGWGRAESELETAGRRLEREDLEDVAVRTGRATVLYRRATRAARRDEFLGAAVQARAAAMNAGASELAPNAFAAGEAHLASAEAEIEDLAPVEGPARAGEAAFAAFSRAHRIAALFDSVRRRQVTVERLLDGHEADLARLAGAAEVEPLRSDAGETTARIEGAISRLRADNERLGAELADERARTSELGSRLASLEDRLADFERRFTGARDELLAVREREARLREVQGLFTPSEGEVLLTGDRLVLRLFGLTFEPAQAEIDEALYPLLTKVQRVITTFPGATLRIEGHTDAQGGTRGNQALSQQRAIAVREHLLARVPIPSSRVEATGLGEERPIASNETEEGRARNRRIEIVLTLPGN, encoded by the coding sequence ATGGCTTTTGTCAGGCACAGGCTCCCGGCCCGGCCGCGCCCGCGGCGGAAGGGCCGGCGGCGGTTCGGAGGACTCGCCCGGGCCGTCCTCGTCACGCTCCTCGTCCTGTGTCCGGGTCCGGCCGCCGCCCAGGAGGGCGCGGGTTCGCTGCAGGCCCTCGAGGCTCGCCTCGGCCAGGCGCGCGAGAACGCGATCCACCTGCTCGCCCCGTCTTCGTTCAGGGAGGCCGAGGATCGGCTTGAAGACGCGGCGCGCCGTCTGCGGGACGGACGGCGGGACGCCCGGTTCGAGGAACTGCTGGGCGAAGCCGGGCGCTGGCTGGCCGCGGCGGAGGGAATCGCGGCCGCGGGCCGTCCGCACTTCCGGGAGGCGCTCGCGGCCCGGGACGAAGCCCGCGCTTCCGGAGCCGAGACGCGTGCGGTCGAAGGGTGGGGGAGGGCGGAGTCCGAACTGGAGACGGCCGGCCGCCGTCTCGAACGCGAGGACCTGGAAGACGTCGCCGTGCGAACGGGCCGCGCGACCGTGCTCTACAGGCGGGCGACCCGGGCCGCGCGGCGCGACGAGTTTCTGGGAGCGGCGGTCCAGGCGCGAGCCGCCGCCATGAACGCGGGCGCGAGCGAGTTGGCCCCGAACGCGTTCGCGGCGGGTGAGGCGCACCTGGCGAGCGCGGAAGCGGAGATCGAGGACCTCGCGCCTGTGGAGGGGCCGGCGCGGGCCGGAGAAGCCGCGTTCGCCGCTTTCTCCCGGGCGCACCGCATCGCCGCCCTGTTCGACAGCGTGCGCCGGCGCCAGGTGACGGTCGAACGGCTGCTCGACGGGCATGAGGCGGATCTGGCCCGCCTCGCCGGCGCCGCGGAGGTGGAGCCCCTCCGGAGCGACGCCGGCGAAACGACCGCGCGCATCGAGGGGGCCATCTCCCGCCTCCGGGCGGACAACGAGCGGCTGGGCGCCGAGTTGGCGGACGAACGCGCGCGGACGTCGGAACTCGGCAGCCGGCTGGCCTCGCTGGAGGACCGCCTGGCCGACTTCGAACGGCGGTTCACGGGAGCCCGGGACGAGTTGCTCGCGGTCCGCGAGCGGGAGGCGCGGCTGCGCGAAGTCCAGGGTCTCTTCACTCCGTCGGAAGGGGAGGTCCTGCTCACCGGGGACCGGCTCGTGCTCCGGCTGTTCGGCCTCACCTTCGAACCCGCGCAGGCCGAGATCGACGAGGCGCTGTACCCCCTGCTCACCAAGGTGCAGCGTGTGATCACGACCTTTCCGGGGGCCACCCTGCGGATCGAGGGGCATACCGACGCGCAGGGCGGGACGCGCGGGAACCAGGCGCTGAGCCAGCAGCGGGCCATCGCCGTGCGCGAGCACCTGCTCGCCCGGGTGCCCATCCCGTCCTCCCGGGTGGAGGCCACCGGCCTCGGCGAGGAACGCCCGATCGCGAGCAACGAGACGGAGGAGGGACGCGCGCGGAACCGCCGGATCGAGATCGTCCTCACCCTGCCCGGGAACTGA
- a CDS encoding SDR family oxidoreductase, which yields MTDSAPGALILGASSGFGEAAALAFAEAGYDIYGVHLDRRAGLAHVGEIRALIESRGRRAMFFNVNAASAKKRDRVLDEIAAGAGPGSVRVLMHSLAFGTLRPYVPDDAPGMSPEQMNMTLDVMAHTLVYWTQGLLERGLLGEGGRIFAMTSSGGDRVIPSYGAVSAAKAALESHCRQLALELATKGITVNSIRAGVTDTPALRKIPGAEHMIAEAAAQNPHGRLGTPEDVARCMVALAAPETGWMTGNTIRVDGGEDFVGSRPPGD from the coding sequence GTGACGGATTCTGCGCCTGGCGCGTTGATTCTCGGAGCCTCGAGCGGCTTTGGCGAAGCGGCGGCACTCGCGTTCGCCGAAGCCGGTTACGACATCTACGGGGTACACCTGGACCGGAGAGCGGGGCTCGCCCACGTCGGAGAGATTCGGGCGCTGATCGAGTCGCGCGGACGGCGCGCGATGTTCTTCAACGTGAACGCGGCTTCGGCGAAGAAGCGCGACCGGGTGCTGGACGAAATCGCCGCAGGCGCCGGGCCGGGATCCGTCCGCGTGCTGATGCACTCCCTGGCCTTCGGAACCCTGCGCCCCTACGTGCCGGACGATGCGCCCGGGATGAGCCCCGAGCAGATGAACATGACGCTGGACGTCATGGCCCACACGCTGGTCTACTGGACCCAGGGGCTGCTCGAGCGCGGGCTGCTGGGCGAAGGCGGCCGGATCTTCGCCATGACCTCCTCCGGCGGCGACCGCGTGATCCCCTCCTACGGCGCCGTCTCCGCGGCCAAGGCGGCGCTCGAATCGCACTGCCGCCAACTCGCGCTCGAACTCGCGACGAAGGGCATCACCGTCAACTCGATCCGCGCCGGCGTGACCGATACGCCCGCGCTTCGCAAGATTCCCGGCGCGGAACACATGATCGCCGAAGCCGCGGCCCAGAACCCCCACGGGCGACTCGGAACCCCGGAAGACGTGGCCCGGTGCATGGTCGCGCTCGCCGCGCCCGAAACGGGATGGATGACGGGAAACACGATCCGCGTGGACGGAGGCGAGGACTTCGTCGGCTCCAGGCCACCGGGGGACTGA